CTGTTCCACCGCCAAACCGATTCTCCCCCGTGCCGCCCAGACCGGCGCCCCCGCCCAAACCGGCGTTGCCTTCCGAATTCGAGCCCTGGCTGAGACGCCTGGAGCAAACGGCGCAGCCGCTCTCGCCAGGGGAGTCCGCCGCGGAACAAAAACACAGCGTGATCTACATGCTCGATGTCGAACATCGCGGGGATGGTCCGGTCCTGGTCGTGGAGTGGCTTCAGGTGCGCCGCAAGAAGAATGGAAGTTTTGGCAGCGCCCAACCCTACTCGGCTTACAATGTTCTCAGTCCGAAACCCGCGCGCTTCGTGCAATCCTCCGATGTCCGGATCGCGCGGCGACTCCTCAACGTGAGCGAGGCGTTTGGCCGATACAGTTCCTCCGAGAGCCTCCTGGACGGAGAGGACGCCGCAGAAATCTTTCAGCTCATTCTCGACACGGGCCGTTGCTACTGGGAGACGATACACGGCGCGCCTTTGACTCTGGGAGCACCCCGCCCCGCGCAACCGGCGTGGACCACCGACGCGAACGGTCTGCAACATCCGACTTTCACGGCCACTCCCGCCGCCACGGCGCTGTTGCCGCTCCGCCCCCCGTGGTATTTCGATCCCGGCGAGAACTGCGTTGGCCCGTTGGAAGTCGGCCTTCCAGCCGCTTTGGCGGAGACCTGGCTCAAAGCTCCTGCCGTCAAACCGAAAGTGGCTCACCTCATCAACGAGGCGCTCGATCAACGGTTCCCGGCTTTGCCTTTGCCCAAAGCCAAAGCGCTCGAAGTCGAGCGGTTGCCGGCCTTGAAACCGGCGCCGGTTTTGTCACTGTCCACCGCGCGCTTTCAATGGTGGGAAATGAGTTACACATTTCGCCAAGCGGGCATGGATGGATACCCCGTGCACCTGGCGCGCGTGGGCTTCGATTATTGCGGCGTGCGCGCCGATCATCTGGATACCCGCGAGGAGATCGAGCGCTTCAAGGATGGGAAGCTGATCCGCGCGCAGAGGGATTTCGCGGGCGAGGAGCAACTCCTGGATGAGCTCGAACAATTTGGTCTGCGGCCTTCGCACGAAGTGATGCCGATGTACGGAGAGTCCCGCCTGAAAGGCGCGTGGATGCTGCCCAAGAACAACGACGACGCCTGGTTCAAGTTCTGCGTCGAAACGCTGCCGAAACTTCGCGCGGCCGGATGGCTCATCGAATACGACGAAAGCTTCAGCTTCCATCTGGCGGAGCCTTCGGAGTGGTATGCGGACGTTGCGCCCGAAAGCGAGAATGATTGGTTCGGCGTCGAACTCGGCGTTCAGGTCGGGGAGGAGAAAATCAATTTGTTGCCGGTCCTGATCAACCTGCTGCAAACGCACGGTGACGAGTTCTCGCCCAAGAAACTGGAGAAGATGTCCGCCAAACGCCCGGTGCTCGTGCCGCTCGGCGATGGCCGCATGCTGCCGTTTCCGGCCGGACGCCTGCGCGATATCCTGGCCGTGCTGGTCGAGCTTTACGATCCGCAATCGCTCAACAAGAAGGGCCGGCTCGAAATGCCGAAGCTCCGCGTGGCGGAAGTCGCGACCCTCAGCGACGTCGATCAGTGGCGCTGGCTGGGCAGCGATGCCTTGAAGGAATTGGGCCGGCGCCTGAAGAATTTCCAAGGCATCAAGCGGACTGCTCCGCCCGCCGGACTGCAAACCGCTTTGCGCCCGTATCAGCAAGACGGTCTCAACTGGCTGCAGTTCCTCCGCGAATACAATTTGTCCGGAATCCTCGCCGACGACATGGGCCTGGGCAAAACCGTCCAGGCGCTGGCGCATTTGCTGGCCGAGAAAGAGGCGGGCCGGCTGGACCGGCCTTCGCTCGTCGTCGCGCCCACCAGTCTCATGACCAACTGGCGCCAGGAAACCGAGCGTTTCGCGCCCGGCTTGCGCGTGCTGGTCTCGCACGGCGGCGAACGCAAGCAACATTTCGAGAAGCTCCGCGACTTCGATCTCATCATTACGTCTTACTCGCTGTTACCGCGCGACGAAGCTGTCCTCCTGGGCACGGAATTCCACGTCGTGATTCTCGACGAAGCTCAATACATCAAGAATCCGAAGACGAAATTCGCGCAGGTCGCCTGCCAGTTGAAGGCGCGGCACCAGCTTTGCCTGACGGGCACGCCGATGGAGAATCACCTGGGCGAATTGTGGTCCTTGTTCAACTTTCTGCTGCCGGGGTTTCTCGGCGACGAACACCGGTTCCGCGCGTTGTTCCGCAACCCGATCGAGAAAGCCAACAACCAGGACCGGCGTTTGGTCCTCGCCCGGCGCGTGGGTCCGTTCATCTTGCGCCGGCGCAAGGAGGAAGTG
The nucleotide sequence above comes from Verrucomicrobiota bacterium. Encoded proteins:
- a CDS encoding DEAD/DEAH box helicase, producing the protein MSHDPIPFPHASWMDCFSKNALRKGYEYSTNDQVLSCTISEDRKSIDAAIGGSDLEPCDVEAGIKIDKTGRVFVDGFCSCPVEYNCKHVAAAIFAALGQAPDLLGNGKPAPAVPPPNRFSPVPPRPAPPPKPALPSEFEPWLRRLEQTAQPLSPGESAAEQKHSVIYMLDVEHRGDGPVLVVEWLQVRRKKNGSFGSAQPYSAYNVLSPKPARFVQSSDVRIARRLLNVSEAFGRYSSSESLLDGEDAAEIFQLILDTGRCYWETIHGAPLTLGAPRPAQPAWTTDANGLQHPTFTATPAATALLPLRPPWYFDPGENCVGPLEVGLPAALAETWLKAPAVKPKVAHLINEALDQRFPALPLPKAKALEVERLPALKPAPVLSLSTARFQWWEMSYTFRQAGMDGYPVHLARVGFDYCGVRADHLDTREEIERFKDGKLIRAQRDFAGEEQLLDELEQFGLRPSHEVMPMYGESRLKGAWMLPKNNDDAWFKFCVETLPKLRAAGWLIEYDESFSFHLAEPSEWYADVAPESENDWFGVELGVQVGEEKINLLPVLINLLQTHGDEFSPKKLEKMSAKRPVLVPLGDGRMLPFPAGRLRDILAVLVELYDPQSLNKKGRLEMPKLRVAEVATLSDVDQWRWLGSDALKELGRRLKNFQGIKRTAPPAGLQTALRPYQQDGLNWLQFLREYNLSGILADDMGLGKTVQALAHLLAEKEAGRLDRPSLVVAPTSLMTNWRQETERFAPGLRVLVSHGGERKQHFEKLRDFDLIITSYSLLPRDEAVLLGTEFHVVILDEAQYIKNPKTKFAQVACQLKARHQLCLTGTPMENHLGELWSLFNFLLPGFLGDEHRFRALFRNPIEKANNQDRRLVLARRVGPFILRRRKEEVEKELPPKTEIAQNVEITGGQRDLYESIRLAMHAKVQAEIANKGLSRSHIIILDALLKLRQVCCDPRLVPLDAAKHVQESAKLELLMDLLPEMIAEGRRILLFSQFTSMLELIEAELAKTNVPYVKLTGETRDRATPVNDFQSGKVPLFLISLKAGGTGLNLTAADTVIHYDPWWNPAVENQATDRAHRIGQNKKVFVYKLMTVGTVEEKIAALQARKRELVEGLLNEERKDKLQLSAEDLDVLFAPLK